One segment of Antennarius striatus isolate MH-2024 chromosome 5, ASM4005453v1, whole genome shotgun sequence DNA contains the following:
- the LOC137595242 gene encoding piggyBac transposable element-derived protein 4-like — MAKRKAKACGGGRFKQLTLAQSLSGSVAAVEMSDSGKDRGAGDATKEIEDRIGGEESVAGCSGAPPQFGGVPRGSAAAEGSPLRLSGDGSDSEPDPDSSSDWIPSESSRESSPDLGEPTEDLRSKVPNTSRGRAPARGRGARRRQSLEVDAGVWGHDGWKPTKFPFVATPGPQNAAADLDSDQPVDFMQLFLTEELLGHIVSQTNLYARQFIQAHPEALPHSRERVWKPVNVPELKKYLGLTFLTGYIKKPSVSMYWSEDPMEAIPYFNNTMPRNRFQLIGKFLHFNDNASQDAGDKLYKVRPVLDSIISKFKELYQPHENICIDEGMLQWRGRLNFRVYNPQKPVKYGIKSYILCDSRTGYCYNMLPYVGQPSTLPDIVFSLLDRLTEQGYTIFMDNFYNSVKLCEQLCKKKTNVCGTLRKNRGEPQIIREPSKTDLGEEGKVVRHNGRVLVLAWQDKRLVRMITTCHNDRMQRVEVWQKGQREKVAQFKPECVVQYNSCMNGVDKLDQNIAYYPFIRKTQNWTKKFVAYLFQICVYNAYVLFRSRNPGIKKSHLDFMKDIARSWTEKGYVSHEEGEEMEVEDVLQTRSVRNRDPEGRLDGLMSRHKLERLRATTKKAHPSRKCRVCARRGGRSETRMWCKACRIPLHAGECFTVYHTQKKYN, encoded by the exons atggcgaagcgcaaggcgaaagcatgtggaggaggcaggttcaagcagctcacactggcacagagcttgtctggcagtgtagctgctgtggaaatgagCGACAGCGGTAAGGATCGGGGGGCAGGAGATGCAACCAAGGAGATTGAAGACCGGATCGGAGGCGAGGAAAGCGTGGCGGGTTGTAGCGGGGCCCCCCCGcagttcggcggcgtcccacGTGGGAGCGCCGCTGCGGAGGGTTCTCCGCTGCGTCTGTCCGGCGACGGTTCTGACTCAGAACCGGACCCGGACTCGTCATCCGACTGGATtccgtcagaaagcagcagggagtcctccccagacctgggggagcccacggaggatctgaggagcaaag tccctaacacgagtagaggacgtgcacctgcaagagggagaggtgcgaggagacgccaatcactggaggtggatgcaggtgtttggggtcatgatggctggaaacccactaagttcccattcgtggcaacccctggtccccagaatgcggctgcagacctggattcagaccagccggttgacttcatgcagctgtttctgactgaggagctgctgggtcacattgtgtctcagaccaacctgtatgcacggcagtttatacaggcacatcctgaagctctgccacactccagagagagggtgtggaaaccggtgaacgttccagagctcaaaaagTACTTGGGTCTTACgttcctcaccggctacataaagaagcccagcgtcagcatgtactggagtgaggatccaatggaagccattccatacttcaacaacaccatgccacgcaacaggttccagctaattgggaagtttctccacttcaatgacaatgcctcacaggatgctggagataaactttataaagtgcgtcctgtccttgattcaattatttccaaattcaaagagctgtatcagccccatgaaaacatttgcattgatgaggggatgttgcagtggcgtggacgcctgaacttcagggtttacaaccctcagaagccagtcaaatatggcataaaatcttatattttgtgtgactcgcggactggctattgttacaatatgttgccttatgttggccagccgagcacactcccagacattgtgttctccctccttgaccgcctgaccgagcaggggtacacaatattcatggacaatttttataattctgtaaaactgtgtgagcagttgtgtaaaaaaaagaccaatgtttgtggaaccctcaggaaaaaccgtggcgaaccacagatcatcagggagccgtcaaagacagacttgggtgaggaggggaaggtggtgcgacacaacggccgggtactggtcttggcctggcaggacaagcgcctggtgaggatgataacaacctgccacaacgacaggatgcagagggtggaggtgtggcagaagggtcagcgggaaaaagtggcacagttcaaaccggagtgtgtggttcagtacaattcctgcatgaatggggtggacaaacttgaccagaacattgcgtactaccccttcatcaggaaaactcaaaactggacaaaaaagtttgtcgcctatttgttccagatttgtgtgtacaatgcctatgtgttgttcaggtccaggaacccagggatcaagaaatcgcaccttgatttcatgaaggatATTGCCaggtcctggactgaaaaggggtacgtgtcacatgaggaaggcgaggagatggaggtcgaagacgtgctgcaaaccaggtcagtcagaaacagagacccagaaggcagactcgatggcctgatgtccaggcacaagctggaacgtttgagggccaccacaaagaaagcacatccctcaaggaaatgtcgggtgtgtgctagaaggggtgggaggagtgagaccaggatgtggtgcaaggcctgtcgtattcccctgcatgcaggagaatgcttcactgTTTATCACACTCAAAAGAAATATAATtga